The following are encoded in a window of Arthrobacter antioxidans genomic DNA:
- a CDS encoding beta-galactosidase encodes MHHHSRGLYSVTERTGMLFGADYNPEQWPEGSWPEDIRLMQRAGINMVTLGVFSWARLQPSEDRWDFGWLDRILALLHEGGISVCLATPTASPPPWLGHRHPDTLPTDAAGTRQWYGSRNQFSPSSAVYRQAAEQVTSALAVRYGRHPAVVMWHVGNELGQVSHDDETAGSFRNWLLRRYGSLEGLNTAWGTTFWSQAYSQWEEILPPRTAPYLHNPTHVLDFKRFSSGLLLELYTAERDIIRQHSPEVPVTTNLMGFFRGADYFGFADETDLIGNDWYTDPARPGTWEMGALTHDLCRGLARGEPWLLMESAPSAVNWRPHNSAKEPGAMMVDSLSAVARGADGVCFFQFRQSSFGAERFHSAVVPLAGEDTRVFHEASALGARLQELRLLTGEATPSRIAVLFDWDSWWAAESPDGPSDRLGVLDQLQAYYRPLLRRGLSVEVVHPGAPLDRFDLVLVPSLFLLREHHADALADWVHLGGTAVVGPFTGVADDRGHLREGRFPSVLAALVGVTGEEWRPLAVPVALDIVDPDHTGGARPGAPSPAPFEASVWSEDLRLHSPTASTIATFATGSLAGKPAAVRNSHGAGAAWYVGCDAPAALLSHIVGTAVAEAGLASPVVGELPDDVELATRAGYHFLLNHGPETRVVHLTEHSVDLLSGEPHGTRLALRPYDALVLKSGADHTKNESGTP; translated from the coding sequence ATGCATCATCACAGCCGCGGCCTGTATTCCGTGACCGAACGGACCGGAATGCTGTTCGGTGCCGACTACAACCCCGAACAATGGCCGGAGGGGAGCTGGCCCGAGGACATCCGCCTGATGCAGCGGGCGGGCATCAACATGGTCACCCTGGGCGTCTTCAGCTGGGCGCGGCTGCAGCCCTCGGAGGATCGATGGGATTTCGGCTGGCTCGATAGGATCCTCGCGCTGCTTCACGAGGGCGGCATCAGCGTCTGCCTGGCGACGCCCACCGCGTCGCCGCCGCCATGGCTGGGACATCGCCACCCTGACACCCTGCCGACGGATGCGGCAGGGACCCGGCAGTGGTACGGCTCCCGCAACCAGTTCTCGCCGTCGTCGGCCGTCTATCGTCAGGCGGCCGAGCAGGTCACATCGGCCCTTGCAGTGCGGTACGGCCGTCATCCCGCCGTGGTCATGTGGCACGTCGGGAACGAACTGGGGCAGGTCAGCCACGACGACGAGACCGCCGGCAGTTTCCGGAACTGGCTCCTCCGGCGTTACGGGTCCCTGGAAGGCCTCAACACCGCCTGGGGTACCACGTTCTGGAGCCAGGCGTACAGCCAGTGGGAGGAGATCCTGCCGCCGCGGACGGCACCTTATCTGCACAACCCCACCCATGTCCTCGACTTCAAGCGTTTCAGTTCCGGCCTGCTGCTCGAGCTCTATACGGCCGAGCGGGACATCATCCGGCAGCACTCGCCCGAGGTCCCCGTGACGACCAACCTCATGGGCTTCTTCCGCGGAGCGGACTATTTCGGTTTCGCCGACGAAACCGACCTGATCGGCAATGACTGGTACACGGACCCGGCACGGCCCGGGACCTGGGAGATGGGCGCTCTCACGCACGATCTGTGCCGCGGACTGGCCCGGGGTGAACCCTGGCTCCTGATGGAATCTGCTCCTTCGGCCGTGAACTGGCGTCCCCACAACAGTGCGAAGGAACCCGGGGCCATGATGGTGGACTCGCTGTCGGCCGTGGCACGGGGAGCGGACGGCGTCTGCTTCTTCCAGTTCCGACAGTCCTCCTTCGGAGCCGAACGCTTCCACTCGGCGGTGGTACCCCTCGCGGGAGAGGACACCCGTGTCTTCCACGAGGCATCCGCGCTCGGCGCACGCCTGCAGGAGCTGCGTCTGCTCACGGGTGAAGCGACCCCCTCCCGGATCGCTGTGCTCTTCGACTGGGACAGCTGGTGGGCGGCCGAATCACCGGATGGTCCGAGTGACAGGCTGGGTGTCCTCGACCAGCTGCAGGCCTACTACCGGCCGCTGCTGCGGCGAGGACTCTCGGTGGAGGTGGTCCATCCGGGCGCACCTCTGGACCGGTTCGACCTGGTGCTCGTACCCAGTTTGTTCCTCCTTCGGGAGCATCATGCCGACGCGCTCGCGGACTGGGTGCACCTGGGGGGAACGGCCGTCGTCGGGCCGTTCACCGGGGTCGCCGATGACCGCGGACACCTCCGCGAAGGACGCTTCCCATCGGTTCTTGCGGCTCTGGTCGGTGTGACCGGGGAGGAGTGGCGTCCCCTTGCCGTTCCTGTCGCCCTCGACATCGTCGATCCCGACCACACAGGAGGTGCTCGTCCTGGAGCGCCATCGCCGGCACCGTTCGAGGCCTCCGTCTGGTCGGAGGATCTGCGGCTCCACAGCCCGACCGCCAGCACGATCGCGACGTTCGCAACCGGCTCCCTCGCCGGGAAGCCGGCAGCCGTGCGCAACAGCCACGGTGCCGGTGCGGCGTGGTACGTCGGCTGTGATGCTCCGGCAGCACTGTTGAGCCACATCGTCGGCACGGCAGTGGCAGAGGCCGGATTGGCCTCGCCTGTGGTGGGGGAGCTGCCCGACGACGTCGAACTCGCCACCCGGGCGGGATACCACTTCCTGCTCAATCACGGCCCTGAAACGCGGGTCGTGCACCTCACCGAGCACTCGGTGGACCTGCTCAGCGGGGAGCCCCACGGAACACGACTCGCACTGCGACCCTACGACGCCCTCGTCCTGAAGAGCGGCGCCGACCATACGAAGAACGAAAGTGGAACCCCATGA
- a CDS encoding LacI family DNA-binding transcriptional regulator yields the protein MSNRKASTAVTINDVAREAGVSTSTVSYVMSGNRPISKETRDVVEDAMRRLKYSPRSSARALASSRSDVLGLVVPLRADVNVGVVMQFVTAVVTTARTFNKDVLLLTQDDPGGIKRVTSQSMVDGLVMMDIEARDPRIAVLATLDKPAVLIGMPDDPRGLSCVDFDFAGASRTAVRHLSGLGHRGIAFIGSPPASLQRHATYADRALGGFEDACRTLGIGYVSVACEAHSRDLVRALDIVLSGAETITALLVHNEGLLPILRDNLAARGLAVPEDISVVVIAPSDVAQAAVQPWTVVPIPAMDIGRAAVEMVMDRLTLAKPAELRLIAPTLARGVTTSAADGQG from the coding sequence ATGAGTAATCGAAAGGCTTCAACGGCTGTCACGATCAACGATGTGGCCCGGGAAGCCGGCGTTTCCACGAGCACCGTGTCCTACGTGATGAGCGGAAACCGTCCCATCTCGAAAGAGACCCGTGACGTGGTGGAAGATGCGATGCGCCGTCTGAAATACAGCCCCAGGTCGAGTGCACGCGCCCTGGCATCGAGCCGCTCCGATGTCCTGGGACTCGTCGTGCCGCTACGGGCCGATGTGAACGTCGGCGTGGTGATGCAGTTCGTCACGGCCGTCGTGACGACCGCCCGCACCTTCAATAAGGACGTCCTGCTGCTCACCCAGGACGATCCGGGCGGCATCAAGCGGGTGACGTCACAGTCCATGGTGGACGGACTCGTCATGATGGATATCGAAGCCCGTGACCCACGCATCGCGGTGCTGGCCACACTGGACAAACCTGCCGTGCTGATCGGCATGCCTGACGACCCGCGGGGGCTCAGCTGCGTGGACTTCGACTTCGCAGGCGCCTCCCGCACGGCGGTGCGCCACCTGTCCGGACTCGGCCACCGCGGAATCGCTTTCATCGGGTCTCCTCCGGCATCGCTCCAGAGGCATGCGACCTACGCGGATCGCGCCCTCGGCGGCTTCGAGGACGCGTGCCGGACACTGGGAATCGGCTACGTCTCGGTGGCTTGTGAAGCCCATTCCAGGGACCTCGTCAGGGCCCTCGACATCGTTCTCTCCGGCGCTGAGACCATCACTGCGCTGCTGGTCCACAACGAGGGGCTGCTGCCCATCCTGCGTGACAATCTCGCAGCGCGGGGCCTCGCCGTGCCGGAGGACATCTCCGTCGTCGTCATCGCGCCCTCGGATGTTGCGCAGGCCGCCGTCCAGCCATGGACCGTGGTGCCCATCCCCGCCATGGATATCGGTCGCGCCGCGGTCGAGATGGTGATGGACCGCCTGACCCTCGCCAAACCGGCCGAACTGCGTCTCATCGCCCCGACGTTGGCGCGCGGCGTGACCACCTCCGCAGCCGACGGACAGGGTTGA
- a CDS encoding extracellular solute-binding protein, whose translation MRNFQTGRAKGSSRTSAARLEEATSGFDRRSFLGILSGAVFLAAAPVTLTACSGGSAPQVADAGGLAETLNRIVPTYKPLELVKPDITSVNGSTPGFTSIPSSLVKSVPEAPGSGGTYTAMTPAWWAVPPGLPRNSYYETVNKELGATINFQVNDGNAYADKVQTVLASPKDVPDWMVIPGWNLPPRFGQAAAGIFQDLSEFISGDKVLKYPNLANIPTAAWKMGCFEGGLYGLPYPGALISDALFYRADIFEDLGVKPPASAEEFRTVAKELTDESKNRWGSEDVWNGAQIMHGVVPKWKQVDGRLVHRFETDEYRAALEWTMQLFADGSVHPDAVAGNAQQAKARFESGATLLTADGTGSWHEALARTLPSNPRFNMQPLDYFAPDGGTPTLFRAQPAAIFSFIKKASPEKVEEMLALANFMAAPFGTEENALIVNGVEDVHYTRDAQGVPKATPKGAEEVTSTYAFLVSGPIVNSMVQYPGLVQAQSEWEARQAPHVVEDVFFGMQIQEPAKFGSLSTPFDDLAKDIIRGRRSMSDLDAEVASWKNKGGDELRDFYAGFLA comes from the coding sequence ATGCGCAATTTCCAGACCGGTCGGGCGAAGGGCAGTTCTCGCACGTCCGCTGCGCGACTGGAGGAAGCGACCTCCGGCTTCGATCGGCGCTCATTCCTCGGAATCCTGAGCGGGGCGGTCTTCCTGGCGGCGGCTCCGGTCACCCTGACCGCGTGCTCCGGGGGTTCCGCCCCCCAGGTCGCCGATGCCGGTGGGCTGGCGGAGACACTGAACAGGATCGTGCCGACTTACAAGCCGTTGGAGCTGGTGAAGCCCGACATCACCTCCGTCAACGGGTCCACGCCTGGCTTCACGTCCATCCCGTCCTCCCTCGTCAAGTCCGTTCCCGAAGCGCCGGGAAGCGGAGGCACATACACCGCCATGACACCGGCCTGGTGGGCTGTGCCGCCGGGCCTTCCGCGGAACAGCTACTACGAGACCGTCAACAAGGAACTCGGCGCCACCATCAACTTCCAGGTCAACGACGGCAATGCGTACGCCGACAAGGTCCAGACAGTCCTGGCATCGCCGAAGGACGTACCCGACTGGATGGTCATCCCCGGGTGGAACCTGCCCCCGCGCTTCGGACAGGCTGCAGCAGGCATCTTCCAGGACCTCTCGGAATTCATCTCCGGAGACAAGGTCCTCAAGTATCCGAACCTGGCCAACATCCCGACAGCAGCGTGGAAGATGGGGTGCTTCGAGGGTGGCCTCTATGGCTTGCCCTATCCGGGCGCCCTGATCTCGGATGCCCTCTTCTACCGTGCGGACATCTTCGAGGACCTCGGCGTGAAGCCGCCGGCCTCGGCCGAGGAGTTCCGCACGGTGGCGAAGGAACTCACGGACGAGTCGAAGAACCGGTGGGGCTCCGAGGATGTGTGGAACGGTGCGCAGATCATGCACGGGGTGGTGCCCAAGTGGAAGCAGGTGGACGGTCGGCTGGTCCACAGGTTCGAGACGGACGAGTACAGGGCAGCGCTGGAGTGGACGATGCAACTGTTCGCCGATGGGTCGGTCCACCCCGACGCGGTGGCCGGCAATGCGCAGCAGGCCAAGGCGCGGTTCGAGTCCGGGGCGACACTCCTCACTGCGGATGGGACAGGTTCCTGGCACGAGGCGTTGGCGCGGACCCTCCCCTCGAACCCGCGGTTCAACATGCAGCCACTGGACTACTTCGCCCCGGATGGAGGGACGCCCACACTGTTCCGTGCCCAGCCCGCGGCCATCTTCAGCTTCATCAAGAAGGCGAGCCCGGAGAAGGTGGAGGAGATGCTCGCCCTGGCCAACTTCATGGCCGCCCCGTTCGGGACCGAGGAGAATGCCCTGATCGTCAACGGGGTGGAGGATGTGCACTACACCCGCGACGCACAGGGCGTTCCCAAGGCCACTCCCAAGGGCGCAGAGGAAGTCACCAGCACCTATGCGTTCCTTGTCAGCGGGCCGATCGTCAACTCGATGGTGCAGTATCCCGGGCTGGTGCAGGCACAGTCCGAATGGGAAGCCAGGCAGGCGCCTCACGTCGTGGAGGACGTCTTCTTCGGAATGCAGATCCAGGAGCCCGCCAAGTTCGGTTCGCTGTCCACGCCGTTCGACGATCTGGCGAAGGACATCATCCGCGGTCGCAGGAGCATGAGCGACCTCGACGCCGAAGTCGCCTCCTGGAAGAACAAGGGCGGCGACGAACTCCGGGACTTCTACGCCGGCTTCCTGGCCTAG
- a CDS encoding ABC transporter permease, with product MAGRRRPRANMRLRFRRDRSLVLMALPAIVLLGVFAYIPMLGNVVAFQDYSPYVGVRSSPFVGFDNFARVMADPDFWHAVQNTLVITAFQLVFFFPVPIALALLLNSLISPRLRAAVQAVVYLPHFFSWVLVVSVFQQIFGGAGLLNQSLRAQGWQAVDIMTNPDTFLFLLTSQAVWKDAGWGIIVFLAALSAIDPAQYEAAAVDGAGRWKRMWHITLPGLRSVIVLLLILRLGDSLTVGFEQMILQRDAVGAEASEVLDTFVYYTGVQNGDWSYGAAAGLIKGLVSLALILAANKLAHIFGESGVYSK from the coding sequence ATGGCCGGTCGCCGGCGCCCCCGGGCGAACATGAGGCTGCGGTTCAGACGTGACCGGTCCCTCGTGCTGATGGCGCTGCCCGCGATCGTCCTCCTCGGAGTCTTCGCGTATATCCCCATGCTGGGAAACGTGGTTGCCTTCCAGGACTACTCGCCGTACGTGGGCGTCCGCAGCAGCCCGTTCGTCGGATTCGATAACTTCGCGCGGGTGATGGCTGATCCCGACTTCTGGCACGCCGTCCAGAACACCCTGGTCATCACCGCCTTCCAGCTCGTGTTCTTCTTCCCCGTGCCGATCGCGTTGGCCCTGCTGCTCAACTCGCTGATCAGTCCCCGACTCAGGGCAGCCGTCCAGGCAGTGGTCTACCTGCCGCACTTCTTCTCCTGGGTTCTCGTGGTCTCTGTCTTCCAGCAGATCTTCGGCGGGGCAGGCCTGCTCAACCAGTCACTGCGCGCCCAGGGCTGGCAGGCGGTGGACATCATGACCAACCCGGATACCTTCCTGTTCCTCCTCACCTCCCAGGCTGTCTGGAAAGACGCGGGCTGGGGGATCATCGTGTTCCTCGCAGCCCTCAGCGCCATCGATCCCGCCCAGTACGAAGCAGCGGCAGTGGACGGTGCCGGGCGCTGGAAACGCATGTGGCACATCACGCTCCCGGGGCTCCGCAGCGTCATCGTGCTGCTGTTGATCCTGCGCCTGGGGGATTCGCTGACTGTCGGTTTCGAGCAGATGATCCTCCAGCGTGATGCCGTCGGGGCCGAGGCATCAGAGGTCCTGGACACCTTCGTGTACTACACGGGTGTGCAGAACGGCGACTGGAGCTACGGTGCGGCGGCGGGCCTCATCAAGGGGCTGGTGAGCCTCGCCCTGATACTGGCGGCCAACAAGCTCGCCCACATCTTCGGAGAGAGCGGTGTGTATTCCAAATGA
- a CDS encoding carbohydrate ABC transporter permease — protein MSTLTGTPRGSKDVPPPLRQRRPKPERPVWDEELGPLAKAGKILVLAVVVLAVVGPLYTIVLTSISSQSTITRAGGLVLIPGEITFAAYQQILSGGVVTRAVLVSVGVTATGTAISMVVSVLCAYGLSRPGSFAHTPILFTLLITMFFSAGIIPAYLLVSGLGLINSYWALILPTCISVFNIIILRGFFMGIDRGILDSARIDGASEWRTLTHIVLPMSKAVTAVIALFYGVGYWNAFFNAVLYINDSAKNPLQVVLRSYVLQGVSVPGQVDVGTGAAAGPALQMAVIVLATVPILIVYPFVQKHFTKGVMIGAVKG, from the coding sequence ATGAGCACTCTGACCGGTACACCCCGGGGCTCCAAGGACGTCCCGCCACCCCTCCGACAGCGACGCCCGAAACCGGAGCGCCCTGTCTGGGACGAAGAACTCGGGCCCCTGGCGAAAGCCGGCAAGATCCTGGTTCTCGCCGTCGTCGTCCTGGCCGTCGTCGGCCCGCTCTACACCATCGTGCTCACCAGCATCTCCTCCCAGTCCACCATCACGCGGGCAGGCGGGTTGGTCCTCATTCCGGGGGAGATCACCTTCGCCGCCTATCAGCAGATCCTCAGCGGCGGCGTGGTCACACGCGCCGTGCTGGTGAGCGTCGGCGTCACCGCGACCGGAACGGCGATCAGCATGGTGGTCTCGGTGCTGTGCGCCTACGGGTTGTCCAGGCCCGGGTCCTTCGCCCATACGCCGATCCTGTTCACGCTGCTCATCACGATGTTCTTCAGCGCGGGCATCATCCCGGCCTATCTGCTGGTGTCCGGACTGGGCCTGATCAACTCCTACTGGGCCCTGATCCTGCCCACGTGCATCTCGGTGTTCAACATCATCATCCTGCGCGGCTTCTTCATGGGCATCGACAGGGGGATCCTGGACAGCGCCAGGATCGACGGCGCCAGCGAGTGGCGGACGCTGACGCACATCGTGCTGCCCATGTCCAAGGCCGTCACCGCGGTCATCGCCCTCTTCTACGGCGTGGGCTACTGGAACGCCTTCTTCAACGCCGTCCTCTACATCAACGACAGTGCGAAGAATCCGCTGCAGGTGGTTCTCCGCTCCTACGTGCTCCAGGGAGTCTCGGTCCCGGGACAGGTGGATGTCGGCACCGGTGCTGCAGCAGGCCCGGCCCTCCAGATGGCAGTCATCGTGCTGGCGACGGTACCGATCCTGATCGTGTACCCGTTCGTGCAGAAACACTTCACCAAAGGCGTGATGATCGGTGCGGTGAAGGGATGA
- a CDS encoding glycoside hydrolase family 3 C-terminal domain-containing protein, translated as MPLDTAPAADEGTLPQQILDSLSLDQKIAMLHQHTPAVPDLGLDSFHTGAEAAHGVAWLGPATVFPQPVGMAATWDTDLIERIGAATGRELRGKKASDPGVSLNVWAPVVNPLRHPLWGRNEEGFSEDPHLTSHLASAYCRGLKGQDAETWLTVPTLKHFLGYNNEFDRNVTSSQLSARVLHEYELPAYRTPIEDGVVGAVMLSYNLVNGRPAHVSDLVQSQLRQWRNADELTIVTDAGAPGSLFRSEKYFPDGPTAYAAALRAGVDNFTDDGDDPGPSVSFLTEALGRGLIDESDVDRAVVRLLILRARTGEFTPHRDPYTSIGPAAVGAPDHVALAREAAAKSVVVLRNDPASALLPLDPEPGIIAVIGTLGSRVLSDWYSGTLQGAVSISAGLIDRYGGVPGCEVITEEGADVVALRSTSTGGYLGGSDSCVLTADAATPGPAESFVLKDWGAGEVTFRSALGGRFITDTGDGYLRAAADRVGGWVVQESFRLDHAPDNTVALQHVASGRWLRIETGTGSAVLVPDADTAARFVMRTLKSGHESARRAALEADTVVVVAGNDPHLGGRETLDRTTLDLSPTDQELVRVAREANPRTVLVIVSSYPYALGALADTPAIVWTSHGGQELGNGMADVLSGDVEPVGRLAQTWYGRDEDLPGILDYDIIASRSTYLYSPIEPLFPLGHGLTYGEVHYRSLSLRTIQGEDAPGPDAVELSVELHNTGPRPVFELVQAYATASGHDMDFPRRLLVGHQRVLVPAGGTATATVLVALDRLAIYSVVEERMVLEPGRYQFMVGASAEDLPLSAPLDIQGSVRAERRTGQWFRAENFDSCRNLSLVPETPLIGTAIAPAVPGRPAWAIYRGWGGPTGTPKDLVLLDVVSCRTSNPGTTCTISVQVPGAGDTWNTVGRSGLPDGFTGTLRIPVDPAGSQEARAFRIRVQGSVVISRIRIR; from the coding sequence GTGCCCCTCGACACAGCCCCGGCCGCTGACGAGGGAACGCTGCCGCAGCAGATACTGGACTCCCTGTCGCTGGACCAGAAGATCGCCATGCTCCACCAGCACACGCCGGCGGTTCCCGACCTGGGATTGGACTCCTTCCATACCGGCGCGGAGGCTGCCCACGGCGTCGCCTGGCTGGGACCCGCCACCGTCTTCCCCCAACCGGTCGGCATGGCGGCAACATGGGACACGGACCTGATCGAGCGGATCGGTGCGGCGACAGGGCGCGAACTCCGGGGCAAGAAGGCGTCGGATCCGGGCGTGAGCCTGAACGTATGGGCTCCGGTGGTGAATCCGCTTCGGCATCCCCTGTGGGGCCGCAACGAGGAAGGCTTCTCCGAGGATCCCCATCTGACCTCACACCTCGCGAGTGCATACTGTCGCGGGCTGAAGGGACAGGACGCGGAGACCTGGCTGACGGTCCCCACCCTCAAGCATTTCCTCGGCTACAACAACGAGTTCGACAGGAACGTGACCTCGAGCCAACTCAGTGCCCGGGTCCTCCACGAGTACGAACTCCCTGCGTATCGCACCCCGATCGAGGACGGCGTGGTGGGCGCGGTCATGCTCTCCTACAACCTCGTCAACGGCAGACCCGCCCACGTGTCGGACCTGGTGCAGTCGCAGTTGCGGCAGTGGCGGAACGCGGATGAGCTGACCATCGTGACCGACGCCGGCGCTCCGGGTTCGCTCTTCCGTTCGGAGAAGTACTTCCCGGACGGGCCCACGGCATACGCGGCTGCGCTTCGTGCAGGAGTGGACAATTTCACCGACGACGGCGACGACCCGGGTCCGTCGGTCTCCTTCCTCACCGAAGCCCTCGGACGGGGCCTCATCGATGAGTCCGACGTCGACCGGGCCGTCGTGCGACTCCTCATCCTCCGCGCCAGGACGGGAGAGTTCACCCCTCACCGGGACCCCTACACCTCGATCGGCCCCGCCGCGGTCGGGGCACCCGATCACGTGGCCCTCGCCCGGGAGGCCGCGGCGAAGTCGGTCGTGGTGCTGCGCAACGATCCGGCCAGTGCGCTCCTTCCCCTCGATCCCGAGCCCGGCATCATCGCCGTGATCGGCACCCTCGGATCCCGGGTGCTGAGCGATTGGTACAGCGGCACCCTCCAGGGCGCAGTCAGCATCTCGGCCGGACTCATCGACCGATACGGCGGCGTCCCGGGCTGCGAGGTCATCACGGAGGAAGGCGCGGACGTCGTCGCATTACGGAGCACCAGTACCGGAGGGTACCTGGGCGGCAGCGACTCCTGTGTGCTCACTGCCGATGCTGCGACTCCGGGACCGGCCGAGTCCTTCGTGCTGAAGGACTGGGGCGCCGGCGAGGTGACCTTCCGGTCGGCCCTCGGCGGGAGGTTCATTACCGACACGGGCGACGGGTATCTGCGGGCCGCCGCGGACCGAGTGGGCGGCTGGGTGGTCCAGGAGAGCTTCCGGCTCGACCACGCCCCGGACAACACTGTCGCCCTGCAGCACGTGGCGAGCGGGAGATGGTTGCGGATCGAGACCGGCACGGGCAGCGCCGTGCTGGTCCCGGACGCCGACACCGCGGCGCGCTTCGTGATGAGAACCCTGAAGTCCGGCCATGAATCGGCCCGGCGCGCGGCGCTGGAGGCCGACACCGTCGTGGTCGTCGCCGGCAACGACCCGCACCTGGGCGGTCGGGAGACACTGGACCGCACCACCCTGGACCTGTCGCCCACGGACCAGGAACTGGTCCGCGTGGCCCGGGAAGCGAACCCGCGGACCGTCCTCGTCATCGTGTCCTCCTATCCGTATGCGCTGGGGGCGCTGGCGGATACCCCTGCCATCGTCTGGACCTCTCACGGCGGACAGGAACTCGGCAACGGCATGGCCGACGTGCTGAGCGGCGACGTCGAACCCGTCGGACGCCTGGCACAGACCTGGTACGGCCGGGACGAGGATCTGCCGGGGATCCTGGACTACGACATCATCGCCTCGCGCTCCACCTACCTCTACAGCCCCATCGAGCCCCTGTTCCCCCTGGGTCATGGCTTGACCTACGGGGAGGTGCACTACCGATCGCTGAGCCTCCGGACCATACAGGGAGAGGACGCGCCCGGCCCGGACGCGGTGGAGCTGAGCGTGGAGCTGCACAACACAGGGCCCCGGCCCGTCTTCGAGCTGGTGCAGGCGTACGCAACGGCCTCCGGGCACGATATGGACTTCCCACGACGCCTGCTGGTCGGCCACCAGCGGGTCCTCGTCCCGGCCGGAGGAACAGCGACCGCAACAGTACTCGTTGCCCTGGACCGCCTCGCGATCTACAGCGTCGTGGAGGAACGCATGGTGTTGGAGCCGGGCAGATACCAGTTCATGGTCGGTGCCTCCGCCGAGGACCTGCCCCTCTCGGCGCCGCTCGACATCCAGGGATCGGTCAGGGCTGAACGTCGGACCGGTCAGTGGTTTCGTGCCGAGAACTTCGACTCCTGCCGCAATCTTTCCCTCGTCCCCGAAACGCCGCTCATCGGCACCGCCATCGCCCCTGCTGTCCCGGGTCGTCCCGCCTGGGCGATCTACAGGGGCTGGGGCGGCCCGACCGGAACACCGAAGGACCTCGTTCTGCTGGACGTGGTGTCCTGCAGGACCTCCAACCCGGGCACCACCTGCACCATCAGCGTCCAGGTGCCGGGAGCGGGTGACACGTGGAACACCGTCGGCCGCAGCGGCCTGCCGGACGGGTTCACGGGCACACTGCGCATACCCGTTGATCCGGCCGGCAGCCAGGAGGCCCGCGCCTTCCGTATCCGGGTGCAGGGCTCCGTCGTCATCAGTCGGATCCGGATCCGATGA